The proteins below are encoded in one region of Cucurbita pepo subsp. pepo cultivar mu-cu-16 chromosome LG10, ASM280686v2, whole genome shotgun sequence:
- the LOC111803628 gene encoding probable methyltransferase PMT26 — MAIGKYSRIDNRRSSSSYCSTVTIVVFVALCLVGIWMLTSSSVVPVQNIDVPQENKNIAKSQVVETNEANTQPFEDNPGDLPDNVRKGDDNEGSNQQESQDEKPEEKPEEKPEEKPEEKPEEKPDEQNGDKSGGNEETKPDDGSKTENGDSKEENGEPGSESKPEAGDNGSGGQGEPEENSNEKQPNSNDTEENSKDDKKADDSNDTKDGENGNRKEEENAKLNENNQSKNLTSGEVFPSGAQSELLNETSTQNGAWSTQAAESKNEKETQRSSTKQSGYEWKICNVTAGSDYIPCLDNLQAIRSLRSTKHYEHRERHCPEEPPTCLVSLPEGYKRPITWPTSREKIWYYNVPHTKLAEVKGHQNWVKVSGEYLTFPGGGTQFKHGALHYIDFIQESVNDIAWGKRSRVVLDVGCGVASFGGFLFERDVLTMSLAPKDEHEAQVQFALERGIPAISAVMGTKRLPYPGRVFDVVHCARCRVPWHIEGGKLLLELNRLLRPGGFFVWSATPVYHKNAEDAGIWNAMTELTKAMCWELVSINKDKVNGVSAAIYRKPTNNDCYEQRSEKEPPVCPDSDDPNAAWNVPLEACMHKISTNESERGSKWPEQWPARLEKPPYWMLDSQVGVYGRAAPQDFTADHDHWNRVVTKSYLTGMGIDWSTVRNVMDMRAIYGGFAAALKDLKVWVMNVIPIDSADTLPIIYERGLFGIYHDWCESFNTYPRSYDLLHADHLFSKVKKRCNLAALVAETDRILRPEGKLIVRDNAETVNELENMFKSMKWEVRFTYFKDNEGLLCVQKSMWRPSESETLQYAIG, encoded by the exons ATGGCTATAGGGAAGTATTCAAGAATAGATAACCGAAGGTCTTCGTCGAGTTACTGCTCTACAGTGACCATTGTTGTATTCGTTGCTTTATGCTTGGTTGGGATATGGATGTTAACATCATCATCTGTAGTTCCGGTTCAAAATATTGATGTGCCACAGGAGAACAAAAATATTGCAAAAAGTCAAGTGGTTGAGACCAATGAGGCCAACACTCAGCCTTTTGAAGATAATCCAGGAGATTTGCCTGATAATGTAAGGAAAGGGGATGACAATGAAGGTTCTAATCAGCAGGAAAGCCAGGATGAGAAGCCTGAAGAGAAGCCTGAAGAGAAGCCAGAAGAGAAGCCTGAAGAGAAGCCTGAAGAGAAGCCAGATGAACAGAATGGGGACAAGAGTGGAGGGAATGAAGAAACTAAACCAGACGATGGAAGTAAAACAGAAAATGGTGATTCTAAGGAGGAAAATGGAGAACCAGGTTCTGAGTCTAAGCCAGAGGCGGGTGACAATGGATCCGGTGGACAAGGAGAGCCTGAGGAGAATTCTAATGAGAAACAACCAAATTCAAATGATACAGAAGAGAACAGCAAAGACGACAAAAAAGCAGATGACTCAAATGATACTAAAGATGGAGAAAACGGTAACAGAAAGGAAGAGGAGAATGCGaagttaaatgaaaataaccaATCCAAAAACCTGACTTCTGGTGAGGTGTTTCCTTCCGGTGCTCAGTCGGAGCTTTTGAATGAAACGTCAACACAAAATGGGGCATGGTCAACTCAGGCAGCAGAGtcgaagaatgaaaaagagacTCAAAGATCTTCCACGAAACAATCTGGGTATGAGTGGAAAATTTGCAATGTTACTGCTGGATCAGATTACATTCCTTGCCTCGATAATTTGCAAGCAATTAGGAGTCTTCGAAGTACAAAACATTATGAACATCGAGAAAGGCATTGTCCTGAAGAACCTCCTACCTGCCTTGTTTCACTTCCAGAGGGCTATAAACGCCCAATTACATGGCCAACTAGCAGGGAAAAg ATTTGGTACTATAATGTTCCCCACACAAAACTTGCTGAAGTTAAGGGGCATCAGAACTGGGTAAAAGTTTCTGGTGAGTACTTAACGTTTCCTGGTGGTGGGACCCAGTTCAAGCACGGTGCTCTTCACTACATTGACTTCATACAAGAG TCTGTCAATGATATCGCTTGGGGAAAACGATCACGTGTAGTTCTGGATGTTGGATGTGGAGTGGCAAGCTTTGGAGGATTTCTTTTTGAAAGAGATGTACTAACCATGTCATTGGCCCCAAAAGATGAACACGAAGCACAAGTCCAGTTTGCACTTGAGAGGGGAATTCCTGCCATATCTGCTGTTATGGGCACGAAAAGACTTCCCTACCCCGGAAGAGTTTTCGACGTTGTCCATTGTGCTCGTTGTAGAGTACCATGGCACATAGAAG GTGGCAAGCTTCTGTTGGAGCTGAATCGTTTGTTGCGGCCTGGTGGCTTCTTTGTGTGGTCTGCTACACCAGTCTATCATAAGAATGCTGAAGATGCTGGAATATGGAATG CCATGACAGAATTGACGAAAGCTATGTGCTGGGAACTTGTATCAATTAACAAGGATAAGGTGAATGGCGTTAGTGCAGCCATATATAGGAAACCTACTAATAATGATTGCTATGAGCAGAGATCTGAAAAGGAGCCGCCTGTCTGCCCGGATTCAGATGATCCAAATGCTGCCTG GAATGTGCCACTCGAGGCATGCATGCACAAAATCTCGACAAATGAATCAGAACGTGGTTCTAAATGGCCCGAACAATGGCCAGCGAGATTGGAGAAACCACCATACTGGATGTTGGATTCTCAGGTTGGAGTTTATGGAAGAGCTGCTCCTCAGGATTTTACTGCAGATCATGACCACTGGAATCGTGTCGTGACAAAGTCATATCTAACTGGCATGGGAATTGACTGGTCAACGGTGCGGAATGTGATGGACATGAGAGCTATCTATGGAGG ATTTGCTGCTGCattgaaagatttgaaagtgTGGGTCATGAACGTAATCCCAATAGACTCAGCTGATACTCTCCCAATTATCTACGAACGAGGTTTGTTCGGTATATATCACGATTGGTGTGAATCATTCAACACCTACCCGCGTTCGTATGACCTTCTTCACGCAGATCATCTTTTCTCCAAGGTCAAAAAGAG ATGCAATCTAGCAGCTTTAGTTGCAGAGACGGACCGAATCCTCAGGCCAGAAGGGAAGCTCATTGTCAGGGACAACGCGGAAACAGTGAACGAGCTTGAAAACATGTTCAAGTCGATGAAATGGGAGGTTCGGTTTACTTACTTCAAAGACAATGAAGGATTGCTGTGCGTTCAGAAGTCAATGTGGCGACCAAGTGAGTCTGAAACACTCCAGTATGCTATTGGTTAG
- the LOC111803688 gene encoding autophagy-related protein 2-like, which produces MPWTSRGCEVEINGLELVLSPCLSNDRMDCCGTSSGGHKNHNESRKSEHYVAKSAVKSTYGDIHEGVKTVAKMVKGLLASFHVKIINLIVAFDSFYDESKNKTGLDTTLVLRISDVECGTCVTEDGKLDMDAAESFLGISQLSNFVKFQGAMVEFLHMDDCDNPKSISCMSAGTSAEMALDHVPSNVTIPVLTGGVGGFSGNLKLCIPLRDGSLDIYRVDGDLFIDPVQVKLQPRSIKCFLVLSEAYWNSDKHGDGHGCKHNKLNESGYFDRASHDHSFTLASAERTPDETSSPHCGGILPGSHLISNWVPSSVKHREKEKVEEXFCSCSVGVSSTTGELLIECRPARV; this is translated from the exons ATGCCATGGACGAGTAGAGGCTGTGAGGTAGAAATCAATGGTTTGGAGCTTGTGCTTTCACCATGCTTGAGTAATGATCGTATGGATTGTTGTGGAACTTCTAGTGGTGGTCATAAAAACCATAATGAGTCGAGAAAGTCAGAGCATTATGTTGCAAAAAGTGCTGTAAAATCTACCTATGGGGATATCCATGAAGGTGTAAAGACTGTTGCGAAGATGGTGAAAGGGCTGCTTGCAAGCTTTCACGTGAAGATAATAAACTTGATAGTTGCAT TTGATTCTTTTTATGAtgaaagcaaaaataaaacaggaTTGGATACCACACTTGTTCTTCGGATTTCAGATGTAGAATGCGGAACTTGTGTTACAGAGGATGGTAAATTGGATATGGATGCAGCTGAAAGCTTTCTTGGAATAAGTCAACTGAGTAATTTTGTAAAGTTTCAAGGGGCAATGGTCGAGTTTCTTCACATGGATGATTGTGACAATCCAAAATCCATTTCATGTATGTCTGCAGGAACATCTGCTGAAATGGCATTAGACCATGTGCCATCAAATGTTACCATTCCAGTTCTGACAGGTGGAGTAGGGGGATTTTCAGGTAACCTGAAATTATGTATACCTTTGAGGGATGGTTCCTTAGACATTTATAGAGTGGATGGGGATCTTTTCATTGATCCTGTACAGGTAAAACTTCAACCTAGATCAATCAaatgttttttagttttatctGAAGCGTATTGGAATTCCGACAAGCATGGTGATGGACATGGATGCAAACATAATAAGTTGAATGAATCTGGTTACTTTGATCGGGCATCTCACGACCATTCATTTACGCTAGCTTCTGCTGAAAGGACTCCTGATGAAACCTCCTCGCCCCATTGTGGTGGAATTCTGCCTGGCTCTCATCTTATATCAAATTGGGTGCCATCCTCTGTCAAAcatagagagaaagaaaaagttgaagaagNATTTTGTTCTTGCTCTGTTGGAGTTTCGTCAACTACTGGTGAACTACTCATTGAGTGCCGTCCTGCTAGAGTGTGA